Proteins encoded together in one Streptomyces umbrinus window:
- a CDS encoding GntR family transcriptional regulator, translating into MPRTGSGNGAVTRSTLRQQIADALRDEVLGGRLKPGQEFTVKEIAEQYGVSATPVREALVDLSAQGLLDADQHRGFRVHEYSLNDYRGMIEARSLVTDSIFRGLLDAEATTTRGARAALATRIDDPRTGAALAGVRRRGEEAQRAAAAGDLNILIGYDLRFWRELSGLFGNPYLADFLHRLRVQSWVCAVQHLRRVDDLRGRLWAEHTALVDALTERDAPAAHTIVTAYDAHSLALIEQLVAD; encoded by the coding sequence ATGCCCCGCACCGGCAGCGGCAATGGCGCCGTCACCCGCAGCACCCTGCGGCAGCAGATCGCGGACGCGCTCCGCGACGAGGTGCTGGGCGGACGTCTCAAGCCGGGCCAGGAGTTCACGGTCAAGGAGATCGCCGAGCAGTACGGCGTCTCCGCGACCCCCGTCCGCGAGGCCCTGGTCGATCTTTCGGCCCAGGGCCTGCTGGACGCGGACCAGCACCGCGGCTTCCGCGTCCACGAGTACTCGCTGAACGACTACCGGGGCATGATCGAGGCCCGCAGCCTGGTCACGGACAGCATCTTCCGCGGGCTGCTCGACGCGGAGGCCACCACCACCCGGGGCGCCCGCGCCGCACTCGCCACCCGGATCGACGACCCGCGCACCGGTGCCGCGCTCGCCGGGGTGCGGCGGCGCGGCGAGGAGGCCCAGCGGGCGGCCGCCGCCGGTGACCTCAACATCCTCATCGGCTACGACCTGCGCTTCTGGCGCGAGCTCAGCGGGCTGTTCGGCAATCCGTACCTCGCCGACTTCCTGCACCGGCTGCGCGTCCAGTCCTGGGTGTGCGCGGTCCAGCACCTGCGCCGGGTCGACGACCTGCGCGGCCGCCTGTGGGCCGAGCACACGGCCCTCGTGGACGCCCTCACCGAACGCGACGCCCCGGCCGCACACACGATCGTGACCGCGTACGACGCGCACTCACTGGCGCTGATCGAGCAGTTGGTGGCCGACTAG
- a CDS encoding aspartate aminotransferase family protein, which translates to MTPQPNPQAGAAVKAADRAHVFHSWSAQELIDPLAVAGAEGAYFWDYDGRRYLDFTSGLVFTNIGYQHPKVVAAIQEQAASMTTFAPAFAVEARSEAARLIAERTPGDLDKIFFTNGGAEAVENATRMARLHTGRPKVLSAYRSYHGATSAAINLTGDPRRWPNDSGAAGVVHFWAPFLYRSPFHAETEQQECERALQHLADTIAFEGPATIAAIILETIPGTAGIMMPPPGYLEGVRSLCDEYGIVFVLDEVMAGFGRTGHWFAADHYGVVPDLMTFAKGVNSGYVPLGGVAISPTIAETFAKRPYPGGLTYSGHPLACAAAVATLNVMEEEDILGQATRIGRAVLGPGLRELAERHPSVGEVRGTGVFWALELVRDRETREPLVPYNASGAANAPMAAFGAAAKAHGLWPFINMNRTHVVPPCNITEAEAKEGLAALDEALSVADEHTV; encoded by the coding sequence ATGACCCCTCAGCCCAATCCCCAGGCCGGCGCTGCCGTGAAGGCCGCGGACCGTGCGCACGTGTTCCACTCCTGGTCAGCGCAGGAGCTCATCGACCCGCTCGCCGTCGCCGGTGCGGAGGGGGCGTACTTCTGGGACTACGACGGCAGGCGGTATCTGGACTTCACCAGTGGGCTCGTCTTCACGAACATCGGCTACCAGCACCCGAAGGTCGTCGCCGCGATCCAGGAGCAGGCCGCGAGCATGACGACGTTCGCGCCGGCCTTCGCCGTCGAGGCCCGGTCGGAGGCGGCACGGCTGATCGCCGAGCGGACGCCGGGGGATCTGGACAAGATCTTCTTCACCAATGGCGGCGCCGAGGCCGTCGAGAACGCCACGCGCATGGCCAGGCTGCACACCGGCCGCCCGAAGGTGCTCTCCGCCTACCGCTCGTACCACGGTGCGACCTCCGCCGCGATCAACCTCACCGGTGACCCGCGCCGCTGGCCGAACGACAGCGGGGCGGCCGGGGTCGTGCACTTCTGGGCGCCGTTCCTGTACCGCTCGCCCTTCCACGCGGAGACCGAGCAGCAGGAGTGCGAGCGCGCGCTCCAGCATCTCGCCGACACCATCGCCTTCGAGGGTCCTGCCACCATCGCGGCGATCATCCTGGAGACGATTCCGGGGACGGCCGGGATCATGATGCCGCCGCCGGGATATCTGGAGGGCGTCCGCTCGCTCTGCGACGAGTACGGGATCGTCTTCGTCCTGGACGAGGTCATGGCCGGCTTCGGACGGACCGGGCACTGGTTCGCCGCGGACCACTACGGGGTCGTGCCGGACCTGATGACGTTCGCGAAGGGTGTGAACTCCGGGTACGTGCCCTTGGGCGGTGTCGCGATCTCGCCGACCATCGCCGAGACCTTCGCGAAGCGCCCCTACCCCGGCGGGCTCACCTACTCCGGGCACCCGCTCGCCTGCGCCGCCGCCGTCGCGACCCTCAACGTGATGGAGGAGGAGGACATCCTCGGCCAGGCCACCCGGATCGGCCGGGCCGTGCTCGGTCCCGGGCTGCGCGAGCTGGCCGAACGCCACCCGAGCGTCGGCGAGGTCCGCGGCACGGGCGTCTTCTGGGCCCTGGAACTCGTACGGGACAGGGAGACGCGGGAGCCGCTGGTGCCGTACAACGCGTCCGGTGCGGCGAACGCGCCCATGGCGGCGTTCGGTGCCGCGGCGAAGGCGCACGGTCTGTGGCCCTTCATCAACATGAACCGCACCCATGTCGTTCCCCCGTGCAACATCACGGAGGCGGAGGCCAAGGAGGGGCTGGCCGCGCTCGACGAGGCGCTCTCGGTGGCGGACGAGCACACGGTGTAG